The Streptomyces vinaceus genome contains the following window.
GAGCGCCTGGTCGGCGCTGCGCTGCCCGACCCCGGGGATCTGGCGCAGCCGGTGGCGCCCGGCGTCCAGTACGCGCTGCACGGTGTCGAACCCGGCCGCCTCGACGGCGGCCACGGTCTCCGCCCGCAGCCGGCCCTCGGTGACGTGGGCCAGCCGGTCGACGGGGATCCGCCGCAGCTCGGAGCGGGCGAGGCCGGCGTGGAGGGGGGCCCAGGCCTCCCGTACGGCCTCCACGGCCCGCCGGTGGTCGGCCAGCAGCGCCCCGGCCGCCGCGTGGAGCCGCTCGCCCGCGCCGATCACCTCGGCCGCCGCCTTGCGCCGCATGCCCCTCACCCCCCGACTGCTCCCGACCGCTCCGGGTAACGACTGCACGCAACCTACCGCCGCCGGCGGGGTCCCCCGCGACGTGCGCCCGGCGGCCGGAAGCCCGCGGACAGGAGCGCGAACGGGGACAGGAGCAGAATGAAGGGGTGTTTCCGCACGAACCCGAATCAATCCATTCGGGGAGGCCGAACGTATCCAATGACGTGCAGAGAATGGGCCTCCCGCTCGGGCGTGCGCCGGACGAAGCGTTGCTGTCGGGCCTGGCGACGGGCGATCCCGAGATCGCCGTCGCGTTCGTGCGCCGCTTCCAGCGCACGGTCTTCGGCGTGGCCATCGCCGTGGTCGGCGACGCCCAGCTCGCCGAGGACATAGCGCAGCAGACGTTCGAGCGGGCGTGGAAGCACGCGCAGGTCTACGACTCGCGCCGAGGGTCGGTACGGACCTGGCTGACGGCGATCGCGCACCATCTGGCGATCGACGCCGTCCGGGCCCGCCGGGCCAATCCCGTGGCCCCGGAGGACCTGGACGCCCTCCTCGACATCGTGACGGAGACCCCCGAGCAGCACGCCGTCGCGGCCGAGACCTCGGCCGGGGTACGGGCGGCCGTGGCGGCCCTGCCCCGGGAGCAGGCCCGCGCGCTGGTGATGGCGGGCATCTACGGGTTGACCGCACAGCAGATCGCCGACATGGAGCAGGTCCCGCTGGGGACCGCGAAGACGCGGATCCGGACGGCGATGCACAAGCTCCGCAGGACCCTGGGGAGCGAGGAGAGCCGGCGATGAGCGAGATGACCTGCGAGCAGCTGAGGGAACTCGACGCCGAGCTGGCGCTGGGCATCCTTCCGGCCCGCGAGCGCGCCCGTGCGGTCGCCCACCTGGACCACTGCCCCGGCTGCCGGGAGCACATCGAGCAGCTGGCCGTGGTCGGCGACGACCTGCTCGGCCTGCTGCCGGGGACGGAACCCCCCGTCGGCTTCGAGAGCCGGGTCACGGCCCTCCTCCAGCCGCCCTCCCCGGCGCCGGCCCCCACGCGGTCGCCCGGCCGGCGGTGGCTGCTGCGGCCCCGGGTCGCGGCCGTGGCCGCCGCCCTGGCCGTGGCCTGCGGCTTCGGCGGCTGGGCGGCGGGCACCGCGATCGAACAGGCCTCGGCGCCCGTCTCCCCGACGGCCCGCGCGGGCGTCCAGCTGCTCCAGGCCCCGCTGATCACGGGCGGCCGGGAGGTGGGCCGGGTCTTCGCCCACCCGGGCGCGCAGGGCTGGGTGTACATGTCGGTGGACCTGGAGAAGCCGATGCCCGAGATCTCCTGCGTCCTCGACCACAAGGACGGCACGATGACCCGCCTGGGCACGTTCTCCCTGGCCGACGGCTACGGCTACTGGGTCGCGACGACCGACGTCAACGCCACCACCCTCACCGGTGCCCGCCTCCTCACCCCGGAGGGCTCGCTCCTGGCATCGGCCCACTTCGCGCAGCCCGCCGCCGCGTGAGGGTCAGGTGACGGTCAGGGTCAGGGTGGCCGGGGCGGCGGTGGGCGTGCGGGGGATCCTGATGCGGGTGGTGCCCGGGTGGACCGCGCGGAGCTCCCATTCGCGGTGGCCGGTGCCCGTCACGTTGCTGACGCGGATCAGCAGGACGGCATCGCCCTCGGCGGTGGGTTCCGGTCCGCCTTCCGGGAGGGGCAGGCGGAGCCTGGCCGTCTGCCCGACGGTGAGCCGGCCCGCGAAGCCGTCGTCGGCCCCGGTCAGGACGCGGCCCTGCGCCGGGGGCTGCGTAGCGGCCGCCGTGGCCCGCGTACCGCCCTCCGGATCACCGGTGCCGCCCGTATCGCCCGTATCGCCCGTACCGCCCGCGCCCGACGCGTGCGTCCCCTTCTGCGGCGGACGCGCCCCGCCGCCCCCGCACCCCGTGAAAGCGAGGGCGAGGGCGGCGAGGCACACCAGGCGGCGGTCAGCCACCGTCACGCACGTTGAAGCGCAGCAGTACGTCGACCTGGTTCAGCAGCTGGTTCCGCGTCGACGCCGGGTTGTTGTGGACGGCCTCGGCGTTCGCCACCGCCGCCCCGAAGGTCGAGTCCGGCTGCCGGTCGCCGTCGGTGTCGACCGGCGTGGACAGGTCGTACGACCCGTTCGCGAAGTTGAGCCACGCCGCGAGCAGCTGCTGGGAGAGCAGCGGCCTCGGCTCCGGGGAGCCCGAGCCGAGGATCGCGTACGCCTGGGCGTCGGTGAGCGGCCCGTACACGGCGCTCATGAACGAGGCGACGCCCAGCAGGCAGGCCCGCTGCGCGGCCGTGAAGTGCTTCGGAGAGGGCCCGCCGAACTCCTTCATCCAGTACGCCTGGTTGTGCGCCCACTTCACATTGCCGGTGGTGATGACGGAGGCGGTGTCGGAGGCGGAGCCGCCGTCGTCGTCGGTGCTGGTCAGCGTCAGCGTGGACAGGCAGGCCGCCGGGTACGCGTGCGACCTCGTCGCCGTCACGTCGCGCGGCTGGACGGAGGGGCTCGGGTCCGGGTCGGTGGCCGGCGGGTTCACCAGCGAGACCAGGCCGTCCGAGGCGCCGTCGCCCCACAGCCAGTTCAGGGTCAGGTCGTCGCTGCCCGGGTCGGCCGAGGCGCCGGTGACGGCGACCGGGGTGCCGGCGTGGGCGATGAAGGCCTTCTGCCCGTTGTAGGCCGTCTGCCCGTCGCCCGAGATCGCCGCGGTCGGGGCGGTGTTGGAGACCGTCGCGTCGACGGTCCGGCAGGTCCTCGTGTCGTCGTCGCTGCCGCAGACCTCGACGGGGAAGGTCCCGTCGTCCCCGTACGTGTGCTCCGCGGTGAAGGTCAGCGTCGCGTCCGGGCGGTCGTTCTCCGGCGTGCCGGCGAGCTCCTGCGGGCCCGCGCCGTCCTTCCAGTCGACGGTGGCGGTCAGCGGGTCGAGCCAGCCCGCGTCGCTGATCCGGCCCGTGAGGGTGATCGGGCTGTTCTCCCCGGCCGGGGTGACCGGGTCGAGCGTCACGACCGGTGCGGCGTTCGCGACGGTGACCGTCGTCGCGTCGGTGTCGGTGTTGCCGGCGGCGTCGGTCACCTTCAGCCCGACGGGGAAGACGCCGTCCCGGCCCACCGCGCCGAAGGTGGCGGTGACCCCGGTGGCGTCGTCGTACTGGCCGTCGTTGTCGAGGTCCCAGGCGTAGGAGGCCGGGTTCCCGGCCGAGGGCGCGGTCCCCTTGGTGGAGCCGGCCGCGCTGAGGGTGACGTCCGTACCCTCGTTCGCCGTGTAGGGACCGCCCGCCTTCGCGGTCGGCAGACAGGCGGCCGGGACGGTCTCGTCGGCGGTCACGGTGGTCTGGTCGGTGCTGGACGCGGCGTTGGCGCCCATGCCGCGGCCGGCGAAGACCCGCCACAGCAGGCACTGGTTGGCGCCCGCGTTGTTGGTCATGTCGGCGGCCAGGATGCCGTCGCGCGCGTCGAGGTAGCTCGGGGTGCTGACGGTGTTCTTCATGCCGTCGACGACGAGCTGCTGGGTGAACGCGACGCCTTTCGCCTCGCGGATGTCGTACACCGTCGCGGCCCAGATCTCGCCGTTGCGGTGCACGCCGCGGGCGGGGTTGAAGGTGCCCCACTTCTCGGTGGACGTGTCGTAGGCCTGCGAACGGATGCCGGTGGAGGTGTTCCCGGTGACGTACTCTCCGACCGTCGCGTCGCCCCACTTGAGGAAGGAGATCGTATCGCTCCAGCCCTCCCCGAGGGCCCCGGTCTGGGGGCCGTCGCCGAGGTTGCCGCCGCCGACGAGGCGGCTGGAGACGCCGTGTCCGTACTCGTGCGCGATGACGTCTCCGTCGAGCGAACCGTCGCGGTACGGCCGGCCCGGCGGCTGCCACATGTACATCTGCATGCGCGGGCTGGTGCCGTCCCCGGGGGTGCCGAAGTTGGCGTTGTTCGTACAGCGGATCTTGTTCGGCGGCGTGGCGTCGTCGAGGCAGCCGAGGTCCCAGCCGTCCTGCGCCTCGGCAAGGACGGGGTCGTTGCCCGAGCCGCCGCGGCCGAAGTTGTTCACCTGGAAGTTGCGCGACGCCTCGTCGAACCCGAGGTCGTAGAGGTAGTCGTGCATCACGTTGGTGTAGTAGAAGAGCTGCGTGATGACCGGGTTGACGTCGGCGTCGAGGTTGGCCTGCGTGGCGCTGGCGTTGGTGCGCCAGGTGTCGTTGAACGTGTAGTCGAAGTGCTGGTGGTTCGGGTCGCCGCTCGCCGGGGACTGTGGGCGCAGCGCGTCGTTCCCGGTGTCCGGGACCGTGTTGTCGCCGTCCTCGTCCCGGTACGCGTTGGCGTTGTTGCCCTGGGTCAGGCGGTCCGCGACCCAGGAGCCGTCGCGGCCGGTGAACGGGGTGACGGTGCGGGTGGCGCCGGCGATGTCGGGGTGCTGGGCCGTGAAGACGGTGCCCTGGGGGCCGGCGTGGTGGTAGCGGCTCTGACGGCTGAGGACCCGGCCGTCGGCGGCGTCGACCACCGTCTCGTACCAGGAGGTGCCGGAGACCTCGATGTCGGTGAGCCAGGCGGGACGCAGCTCGCGGCCGGAGTCGGCGGGGAACCAGACCAGCTCGGCGGTGACGTCGTTGGGCTTCGTGAGGCGCTTGGCGTAGACGTTCTTGAACTTCTGCCGGCCCTTGTCGCGGTTGTCGGTGCCGGTCAGCGCGTGCTGGGGGCGGGCGCCCTGCGCCTCGGCCGCCTGGTCGAGGGCCTGCTGGGCCGTCAGCTCGACGGTGCCGGCGGGTTCGGCGGTGACGACGGCGCCGCCGAGGATCACGAGGCGGCCGCGCTTGTCGACGGTGGCGGTGAGGAGCCCGCCGTGGACGCGCATGCCGTCGATGCTCTGGCCGATGGTCACCTGGCGGGCCCCGTTGTGCCGGGTGGGGTACGAGGAGACGACGACGAGCTGCTCGGCCTGCCGGGCGGTGAGGCCGAACTCCCCGCGGTCGTCGCGTACGTAGGCGAGCGCGACGTGCTCGGGGGCCTGCCCGGACGGCGGGGTCAGGTACCCCCCGGAGTTGAAGATCATCCGGGCGTGGCCGGTGGCGGGGTCGCGCCGGACGGTCGGATCGGCAGGATCGGCGGCGCCCGGGGGCGCAGCAGCGGCCAGTCCGGGGGCGAGGGCCAACAACAGGCCGGTGGTGGTCACCGCGGTCCACAACCGCGTGCGCAATCGCCATCTGGTCACGGCCTGAGCCTCCCGAGCGCCCACGCTCCCCCCGGGTCTGCTGTCGAGACCGCGTGCGCTCCGTGACCCTACTCACCAAGATCCACCCGTCAACGAGCCCCGCCGCCCACCCGTCCGGCCCCACCCCGTTTGCGCGCGCCGAGCCCCCGTGCTCGGGCACCACCCCGAAGCGAGGCCTCTGCGGACTGTTGCGGACAACAGAAGGGCCTGACCTGCATCCGCGCACCGATCCAGCACGGTGCGGGTTCATCCAGCACATCCAGCACCACGGGAGAGTGGTGTACACATGGCACACTCGGTACGCTTGAGCGCATGACGCAGCCACTGCCCATAGAGTCCATCCGCGACGTGCGCGCCCACCTGGCGGAAGTCGTGGAGCGTGCGGACCGCGACGACGTACCCACGGTCATCACGCGCCGGGGCAAGGAAGTCGCCGCCGTCGTCTCCATCGAGGTGCTGCGCAAGTACCAGGAGTGGGAAGAGCGCGAGATCAACCGGATCATCGACGAGCGCATGGCCAACCCGGCACCCGGCATCCCGATCGAGGACGTCATGAGGGAGACGCTGGCGCGCGGTGAGTGAGTACCGGACCGTCTTCCGACCGGAGGCGCAGGCCGAGCTTCGGAAGATCCCTCGCGACGTGGCGCTGCGCATCCTGGCCAAGCTGACCGAGCTGGAGAGCGATCCCCTCGGGTTCAACACCACCGCACTCGTGTCGCAGCCGGAACGCCGTCGGCTGCGAGTCGGCGACTACCGGGTCGTCTACACGATCGACAACGGAGAGCTCGTGGTGTGGGTCGTCCATGTGGGACACAGGTCTACCGTTTACGAGACCTGATTGCCGCTGACCCCGCGTCAGAATATCCAGCACCCATCCAGCACGGTGACGGCGAAGGGGTCGGACTCGACAGAGTCCGACCCCTTCTGACCTGCATGTTTGCCACGTCAGCGACGTGGTGTTATTTCATCCGCTCAGACGTTGAAGCGGAATTCGACCACGTCGCCGTCCTGCATGACGTAGTCCTTGCCCTCCATGCGGGCCTTGCCCTTGGCGCGGGCTTCGGGGACCGAGCCGCATTCGACCAGGTCCGCGAAGGAGATGACCTCGGCCTTGATGAAGCCGCGCTGGAAGTCGGTGTGGATCACGCCGGCCGCCTCGGGGGCCGTGGCGCCCTGCTTGATCGTCCAGGCGCGGGTTTCCTTCGGGCCGGCCGTCAGGTAGGTCTGCAGGCCCAGCGTGGCGAAGCCGACGCGGCCGAGGGTGGCGAGGCCCGGCTCGTCCTGGCCGACCGACTGGAGGAGCTCCAGGGCCTCCTCGTCGTCCAGCTCCGAGAGGTCCTGCTCCAGCTTGGCGTTGAGGAAGATCGCCTCCGCCGGGGCCACCAGCGCGCTCTGCTCCGCCTTGAAGGCGTCGTCCACCAGCTCGTCCTCGTCCACGTTGAACACGTAGAGGAACGGCTTCGTCGTCAGCAGGTGCAGCTCGTGCAGCAGGTCGCCCTGCTCCGTGCCCTTCGTGATGCCGTGCGAGAAGAGGGTGTCGCCCGCTTCGAGGATCTTTTGGGCCTTCTCGACCGCCGCCAGGACCGCGACCTTGTCCTTCTGGAGGCGGGACTCCTTCGTCAGGCGCGGCACCGCCTTCTCGATGGACTGGAGGTCGGCGAGGATCAGCTCGGTGTTGATCGTCTCGATGTCGTCCTTCGGCGAGACCTTGCCGTCGACGTGCACGACGTTCTCGTCCTTGAAGGCACGGATGACCTGGCAGATCGCGTCCGACTCACGGATGTTCGCCAGGAACTTGTTGCCCAGGCCCTCACCCTCCGAGGCGCCGCGCACGATGCCCGCGATGTCGACGAAGTCGACCGTCGCCGGCAGGACGCGCTGCGAGCCGAAGATGCCGGCGAGGACGGCCAGGCGCGGGTCCGGGACGCCGACGACGCCGACGTTCGGCTCGATGGTGGCGAACGGGTAGTTGGCCGCCAGCACGTCGTTCTTGGTCAGGGCGTTGAACAGGGTCGACTTGCCGACATTCGGCAGGCCGACGATTCCGATCGTGAGCGACACGTTGGCGACTTCCCGTAGCTGGAGGGGGCGGCGGCCCGGGAGTGGGCCACCGGACAGTTTACTTTCCGATGAGTGGCACTCGTTGTACGCGTGTCCCCACACCGATACCGCGCTCGGCCCGCCTAGCGTGGTGGGGTGGAGCACTACAAGACGCGTTCGGTGGATCACCCGCAGCGACAGCAGCCGGAGCGGGCGCCGCTGCGGCGCCCGGACCGGCCCATCGGCGGCGTACCCGCCCAGGGCGGCGGCGGCCGGCCGCGGCCCGCGGCCGCCCGGGGGGTGCGCGTACGGATGCCCAGGCCCCGGCTGACCGGGCTCGGCGGCGGGCTGTTCGCCTGCGTCGCGATGACCCTGGCCGGCGGGGTCTCCTGGCTGCTCTTCGGCGGCTCGCTGCTCGCGTACGGGCTGCTCTTCCTGCCCGTCGCGGCCGCCACCGCCCTCTGGGTGCGCCCCGCCGACCTGATCACCGCGCCGATCTCCGCGCCGATCGCCTTCGCCGCCGGAGTCTGGCCGATCTCCGGCGGCTCCGGCGGCTTCGGCGCGGAGGTCATGGGCATCGTGTCCGCCCTGTCGCTGCACGCCGGCTGGCTGTACGGCGGGACCCTCGTCTCGGCGCTGATCGTCGTCGTGCGCAAGGCCGTGCTCATCTCCCGGCGCAGGCTCCCGCGCCGGACGGCCTGATCACCTCACTGCTTCAGGCCGCGCGCCGCCATTGCCGCCCCCACGATCCCCGCGTTGTTCTGGAGCTTCGCCGGCACGATCTCGGCCCGTACGTCCTCGATCAGCGGAAGGAACTTCTCCGGCTTGCGGCTGACGCCGCCGCCGATGATGAACAGGTCCGGGGAGAAGAGCATCTCCACGTGCTCCAGGTACCGCTGCACCCGGTGCGCCCAGCGCTCCCAGGTCAGGTCCCCGTCCTCCTTGGCCTTGACCGACGCCCGCTTCTCCGCGTCGTGGCCCTTGAGCTCCAGGTGGCCGAGCTCGGTGTTCGGCACGAGCCGGCCGTCCGTGAACAGCGCGCTGCCGATGCCCGTGCCCAGCGTCAGCATGATCACCGTCCCGCCGCGGCCCTTGCCCGCGCCGTAAGTCATCTCCGCGATCCCGGCCGCGTCCGCGTCGTTGAGCACCGTGACCGGCTGGCCTCCGAGCCGCTGCGAGAGCAGGGTGGCCGTGTCGACGCCGATCCAGCCCTTGTCCATGTTGGCCGCCGTCCGGGTCACCCCGCCGGTGACCACCCCCGGGAACGTCACCCCCACCGGTCCGTCCCAGTCGAAGTGGCGCACCACCTCGACGACACAGCCGGCCACCCCGTCGGGGGTGGCCGGCTGCGGTGTCAGTACCTTGTGGCGCTCCTGCGCCAGCTCGCCACGGTCCAGGTCCGCGGGAGCGCCCTTGATCCCGGAACCGCCGATGTCCACACCGAAGATCTGCATGGACACACCGTACGAAACGAAACGGCCTACTTCTCGGCGACCAGCGAGGCCGCTTCGGCGCGCAGGTCGCGGCGCAGCTCCTTCGGCAGGGAGAAGGTGATGGACTCCTCCGCCGTCTTGACGATCTCCACGTCCGCGTAGCCGCGGGCGGCCAGCCACTCCAGGACCTCCTCGACCAGCACCTCCGGCACCGAGGCGCCCGAGGTCAGGCCGACCGTGGTGACGCCCTCCAGCCAGGCCTCGTCGATCTCGCTCGCGAAGTCCACCAGGTGCGCGGCGCGGGCGCCGGCGTCCTTGGCCACCTCGACGAGGCGGATGGAGTTCGAGGAGTTCTTGGAGCCGACCACGATGACCAGGTCGGAGTCGGCGCCCATCACCTTCACCGCCGCCTGGCGGTTGGAGGTGGCGTAGCAGATGTCGTCGCTCGGCGGCGAGACCAGCAGCGGGAACTTGGTCTTCAGCGCGTCGACCGTCTCCATCGTCTCGTCGACCGAGAGAGTGGTCTGGGACAGCCAGACGACCTTCGACTCGTCCCGGACCTGGACCTTCTCCACGTCGTGCGGGCCGTCCACGATCGTGATGTGGTCCGGCGCCTCGCCCGAGGTGCCGATGACCTCCTCGTGGCCCTCGTGGCCGATGAGGAGGATGTCGAAGTCCTCGTTGGCGTACCGGATCGCTTCCTTGTGCACCTTGGTGACCAGCGGGCAGGTCGCGTCGATCGTCGCCAGCTTGCCGCGCGCCGCCTCCTCGTGCACCACCGGCGCCACGCCGTGGGCGGAGAACATCACGATGGAGCCCTCGGGGACCTCCTCCGTCCGCTCGACGAAGATGGCGCCCTTCTTCTCCAGGGTCTGCACGACGTACTTGTTGTGCACGATCTCGTGGCGCACGTAGACCGGCGCGCCGTACTGCTCAAGGGCCTTCTCGACGGCGATCACGGCTCGGTCCACGCCCGCGCAGTAGCCGCGCGGGGCGGCGAGCAGGACGCGTCGGGAAGCGGGAACAGGGGCGGCAGCAGTCATGCGGTCCATCGTACGGGGGTCTCCAGGAGGCCGGGCGTCGCCCGTTCGGCACAGACTGGGTCGAACGTACGAGCCGACCGCCCCTCGGAGGAATGATGGCGTCCGTGACGGATCCCGGTACGGCGCCGAGGGCGGCCCTCCGGCGGAGCCTCGGGTTCCGGGACCTGGTCGTGTACGGGCTCCTCTTCATCGCCCCCATGGCCCCGGTCGGGGTCTTCGGCACCCTCGACGCGAAATCGCACGGCGCCGTGGCGCTCGTCTACCTCTGCGCGACGGTGGCGATGGCCTTCACGGCCTTCAGTTACGCACAGATGGTCCGGGTGGCCCCGCAGGCCGGCTCGGTCTTCACGTACGCCCGCAAGGGACTCGGCGAGGGCGCGGGGCTGATCGCCGGCTGGATGGCGATGCTCGACTACCTGCTGATCCCGGCGGTCGCCTACCTCTTCTCCGGGATCGCGATGAACGCGCTGGTCCCGGAGGTCTCCCGGTGGGTGTGGACGGCGCTGGCCGTGCTGGTGACCACCGCGCTGAACCTGTGGGGCGTACGGGCGGCCGCGCGCGTGGGCTTCGCCGTGCTGACGATGGAGATCGCGGTACTGCTGGTGTTCGTGGTGTCCGCGGTGACGGTGCTGGTACGGGACGGGGCGCAGCGCGGCTGGCTGTCGCCGCTGACCGGGGACGGCTCGCTGGGCTTCTCCCTGGCGGCCGTGCTGGGCGCGGTGTCGGTGGCGGTGCTCTCGTACCTCGGCTTCGACGCGATCGCCTCGTTCGCGGAGGAGGTGACGGGGGGCTCGGCGCGGGTGGCGCGGGCGGTGCTCTTCTGTCTGGCGCTGGCCGGGGTGCTGTTCGTTGTGCAGAGCTACCTGGCGGCGCTGCTGATGCCGGTGTCCTCGGCGCAGCTGGCGGCCGATCCGGCGCAGCAGGGCCCGGCGTTCTACACCGCGGTGGAGTCCTCGGTCGGGACCTGGCTGCACGATCTGGTCGCGGTCAGCAAGGCGATCGGGGCGGCCTTCGCGGCGCTGGCCGGGCAGGCGGCGGCCGGGCGGCTGGTGTTCGCGATGGCCCGCGAGCGGCGGCTGCCAGGGGTGCTCGCGCGCACCTCGGACGGGACCCCGCGGCCGGCGCTGCTGGTGGCGGCGACGATCACGCTGGTCGCGGCGGTGTGGGCGGCGCGCCGCGACGACGGGCTGGACCAGCTGGTCTCGGTGGTGGACGTGGGCGCGCTGGTGGCGTTCACGCTGCTGCACGCCTCGGTGGTGGGCTGGTTCGTGGTCAAGCGGGGGGCGGGGCCCCCGGTCTGGTGGAAGCACCTGCTGCTGCCGGTGCTGGGTGCGGCCGTGACGATCGCGGTGATCGTGGAGGCGGCCTGGACGGCGCAGGTGGTCGGCGCGGTCTGGCTGGCGGTGGGGCTGGCGGTCCTGGCGCTCCAGGGAACGCGCCGCGACCCGGAGGACACGGCCTAGGGGTGTCGTGCCGGTCGGGCCGGGCGGCTTCGTTCGGACCGGACCGGTCCCGACACCGCGGCCGGCCCCTGAAGCCCTGTCAGTGTGGCTGTCGGCGCGGGCGGATAGCCTGCGTACATGGGTCTGAATACGTCGGCTGACGCGCCGCTGCCGGTCGGCCGGGTGTCCCGGCTCATCGGGGGCTGGATCGACCGGCTGGGCCAGGTGTGGGTGGAGGGGCAGATCAC
Protein-coding sequences here:
- a CDS encoding RNA polymerase sigma factor; amino-acid sequence: MGLPLGRAPDEALLSGLATGDPEIAVAFVRRFQRTVFGVAIAVVGDAQLAEDIAQQTFERAWKHAQVYDSRRGSVRTWLTAIAHHLAIDAVRARRANPVAPEDLDALLDIVTETPEQHAVAAETSAGVRAAVAALPREQARALVMAGIYGLTAQQIADMEQVPLGTAKTRIRTAMHKLRRTLGSEESRR
- a CDS encoding M36 family metallopeptidase; this translates as MTRWRLRTRLWTAVTTTGLLLALAPGLAAAAPPGAADPADPTVRRDPATGHARMIFNSGGYLTPPSGQAPEHVALAYVRDDRGEFGLTARQAEQLVVVSSYPTRHNGARQVTIGQSIDGMRVHGGLLTATVDKRGRLVILGGAVVTAEPAGTVELTAQQALDQAAEAQGARPQHALTGTDNRDKGRQKFKNVYAKRLTKPNDVTAELVWFPADSGRELRPAWLTDIEVSGTSWYETVVDAADGRVLSRQSRYHHAGPQGTVFTAQHPDIAGATRTVTPFTGRDGSWVADRLTQGNNANAYRDEDGDNTVPDTGNDALRPQSPASGDPNHQHFDYTFNDTWRTNASATQANLDADVNPVITQLFYYTNVMHDYLYDLGFDEASRNFQVNNFGRGGSGNDPVLAEAQDGWDLGCLDDATPPNKIRCTNNANFGTPGDGTSPRMQMYMWQPPGRPYRDGSLDGDVIAHEYGHGVSSRLVGGGNLGDGPQTGALGEGWSDTISFLKWGDATVGEYVTGNTSTGIRSQAYDTSTEKWGTFNPARGVHRNGEIWAATVYDIREAKGVAFTQQLVVDGMKNTVSTPSYLDARDGILAADMTNNAGANQCLLWRVFAGRGMGANAASSTDQTTVTADETVPAACLPTAKAGGPYTANEGTDVTLSAAGSTKGTAPSAGNPASYAWDLDNDGQYDDATGVTATFGAVGRDGVFPVGLKVTDAAGNTDTDATTVTVANAAPVVTLDPVTPAGENSPITLTGRISDAGWLDPLTATVDWKDGAGPQELAGTPENDRPDATLTFTAEHTYGDDGTFPVEVCGSDDDTRTCRTVDATVSNTAPTAAISGDGQTAYNGQKAFIAHAGTPVAVTGASADPGSDDLTLNWLWGDGASDGLVSLVNPPATDPDPSPSVQPRDVTATRSHAYPAACLSTLTLTSTDDDGGSASDTASVITTGNVKWAHNQAYWMKEFGGPSPKHFTAAQRACLLGVASFMSAVYGPLTDAQAYAILGSGSPEPRPLLSQQLLAAWLNFANGSYDLSTPVDTDGDRQPDSTFGAAVANAEAVHNNPASTRNQLLNQVDVLLRFNVRDGG
- a CDS encoding type II toxin-antitoxin system Phd/YefM family antitoxin, producing the protein MTQPLPIESIRDVRAHLAEVVERADRDDVPTVITRRGKEVAAVVSIEVLRKYQEWEEREINRIIDERMANPAPGIPIEDVMRETLARGE
- a CDS encoding type II toxin-antitoxin system RelE family toxin; this translates as MSEYRTVFRPEAQAELRKIPRDVALRILAKLTELESDPLGFNTTALVSQPERRRLRVGDYRVVYTIDNGELVVWVVHVGHRSTVYET
- the ychF gene encoding redox-regulated ATPase YchF; the encoded protein is MSLTIGIVGLPNVGKSTLFNALTKNDVLAANYPFATIEPNVGVVGVPDPRLAVLAGIFGSQRVLPATVDFVDIAGIVRGASEGEGLGNKFLANIRESDAICQVIRAFKDENVVHVDGKVSPKDDIETINTELILADLQSIEKAVPRLTKESRLQKDKVAVLAAVEKAQKILEAGDTLFSHGITKGTEQGDLLHELHLLTTKPFLYVFNVDEDELVDDAFKAEQSALVAPAEAIFLNAKLEQDLSELDDEEALELLQSVGQDEPGLATLGRVGFATLGLQTYLTAGPKETRAWTIKQGATAPEAAGVIHTDFQRGFIKAEVISFADLVECGSVPEARAKGKARMEGKDYVMQDGDVVEFRFNV
- a CDS encoding DUF6542 domain-containing protein; protein product: MEHYKTRSVDHPQRQQPERAPLRRPDRPIGGVPAQGGGGRPRPAAARGVRVRMPRPRLTGLGGGLFACVAMTLAGGVSWLLFGGSLLAYGLLFLPVAAATALWVRPADLITAPISAPIAFAAGVWPISGGSGGFGAEVMGIVSALSLHAGWLYGGTLVSALIVVVRKAVLISRRRLPRRTA
- the ppgK gene encoding polyphosphate--glucose phosphotransferase, whose product is MQIFGVDIGGSGIKGAPADLDRGELAQERHKVLTPQPATPDGVAGCVVEVVRHFDWDGPVGVTFPGVVTGGVTRTAANMDKGWIGVDTATLLSQRLGGQPVTVLNDADAAGIAEMTYGAGKGRGGTVIMLTLGTGIGSALFTDGRLVPNTELGHLELKGHDAEKRASVKAKEDGDLTWERWAHRVQRYLEHVEMLFSPDLFIIGGGVSRKPEKFLPLIEDVRAEIVPAKLQNNAGIVGAAMAARGLKQ
- a CDS encoding 4-hydroxy-3-methylbut-2-enyl diphosphate reductase; translated protein: MDRMTAAAPVPASRRVLLAAPRGYCAGVDRAVIAVEKALEQYGAPVYVRHEIVHNKYVVQTLEKKGAIFVERTEEVPEGSIVMFSAHGVAPVVHEEAARGKLATIDATCPLVTKVHKEAIRYANEDFDILLIGHEGHEEVIGTSGEAPDHITIVDGPHDVEKVQVRDESKVVWLSQTTLSVDETMETVDALKTKFPLLVSPPSDDICYATSNRQAAVKVMGADSDLVIVVGSKNSSNSIRLVEVAKDAGARAAHLVDFASEIDEAWLEGVTTVGLTSGASVPEVLVEEVLEWLAARGYADVEIVKTAEESITFSLPKELRRDLRAEAASLVAEK
- a CDS encoding APC family permease; the encoded protein is MASVTDPGTAPRAALRRSLGFRDLVVYGLLFIAPMAPVGVFGTLDAKSHGAVALVYLCATVAMAFTAFSYAQMVRVAPQAGSVFTYARKGLGEGAGLIAGWMAMLDYLLIPAVAYLFSGIAMNALVPEVSRWVWTALAVLVTTALNLWGVRAAARVGFAVLTMEIAVLLVFVVSAVTVLVRDGAQRGWLSPLTGDGSLGFSLAAVLGAVSVAVLSYLGFDAIASFAEEVTGGSARVARAVLFCLALAGVLFVVQSYLAALLMPVSSAQLAADPAQQGPAFYTAVESSVGTWLHDLVAVSKAIGAAFAALAGQAAAGRLVFAMARERRLPGVLARTSDGTPRPALLVAATITLVAAVWAARRDDGLDQLVSVVDVGALVAFTLLHASVVGWFVVKRGAGPPVWWKHLLLPVLGAAVTIAVIVEAAWTAQVVGAVWLAVGLAVLALQGTRRDPEDTA